In a single window of the Nocardiopsis composta genome:
- the idi gene encoding isopentenyl-diphosphate Delta-isomerase: MTEILVELVDPGGAPLGTAEKLAAHTAPGRLHRAFSVLLFDPDGRLLLQRRADGKYHSAGTWSNTCCGHPYPGEDPLSAAARRTAEELGAPPAMLAAAGTVAYDLRDPGSGLVEREFNHLFVGEAPAEFAPDPEEIAETAFAGPAELRAMREAAPFSVWFDTVLSAAAPQIRRRFPETGW, from the coding sequence ATGACCGAGATCCTGGTCGAACTGGTGGACCCCGGCGGCGCGCCGCTGGGCACCGCGGAGAAGCTCGCCGCGCACACCGCCCCGGGAAGGCTGCACCGCGCCTTCTCGGTCCTGCTGTTCGACCCGGACGGGCGCCTGCTGCTGCAGCGCCGCGCCGACGGCAAGTACCACTCCGCCGGGACCTGGTCCAACACCTGCTGCGGGCACCCCTACCCGGGGGAGGACCCGCTCTCCGCGGCGGCCCGCCGCACCGCCGAGGAGCTCGGCGCGCCGCCCGCCATGCTCGCCGCCGCCGGCACCGTCGCCTACGACCTGCGCGACCCCGGGTCCGGGCTGGTCGAGCGGGAGTTCAACCACCTGTTCGTCGGCGAGGCCCCGGCCGAGTTCGCCCCGGACCCCGAGGAGATCGCCGAGACCGCCTTCGCCGGCCCCGCCGAGCTGCGCGCGATGCGCGAGGCCGCCCCGTTCTCGGTCTGGTTCGACACCGTGCTGAGCGCCGCCGCCCCGCAGATCCGCCGCCGCTTCCCGGAAACCGGGTGGTGA
- a CDS encoding ABC transporter substrate-binding protein, with protein MPRPRDTAGGPPQIPRRTALLGGIGALGAAALLSGCSSAGQSAAPVLAEGSATGSPRPGGVLRMARPPASQAETLDPASSLSAYEYLGALYNRLVRTDENGETAPDLAESWESSGDGTVWTFRLRDRVPFHDGSRLTSADAAYTVRRLVDPELASPQGTVLAPLIDPKKVHTPEPGVLRVELTEPNFEFPALLTNYNCYVVPDGSGAEIGSTGVGTGPFRLESFSPGGRGRVVAFDEHWAGPPVLDAIEMFAMTDIQARTNALLAGQVDLLSQTNLDFATARVVQASERATIARSANAQWYVLPMLTTAEPFTDVRVRTAMKLAYDPQHVVDVALQGTGVVGDDNPVPPGTPYRSDYAVPRDPERARALLAEAGVPGLRVDLYTSSYDPVFTPMALAYRDSAAEAGIEVTVRNASADSYYTQIWMNRPLMATYWYTGRPADQLLNQVFRSGSPYNETAWSDEVFDGLLDDARRAADPDRRRTLYQDAQRRIVDEGGAMTPMFADRLVGISKEVLNYRETGFEFDYLDIGLRP; from the coding sequence ATGCCCCGACCACGGGACACCGCGGGCGGACCGCCGCAGATCCCGCGCCGCACGGCGCTGCTCGGCGGCATCGGTGCGCTCGGGGCCGCCGCGCTGCTCTCCGGCTGCTCCTCCGCCGGGCAGAGCGCCGCGCCGGTGCTCGCCGAGGGGTCGGCCACCGGGTCGCCCCGCCCCGGCGGTGTGCTGCGGATGGCCCGGCCGCCCGCCTCCCAGGCCGAGACTCTGGACCCGGCGAGCTCGCTGTCGGCCTACGAGTACCTGGGCGCGCTGTACAACCGGCTGGTCCGCACGGACGAGAACGGCGAGACCGCGCCGGACCTGGCGGAGAGCTGGGAGTCCTCCGGCGACGGCACGGTCTGGACCTTCCGGCTCCGCGACCGGGTCCCCTTCCACGACGGGTCCCGGCTGACCTCCGCGGACGCCGCCTACACGGTGCGCCGCCTGGTCGACCCGGAGCTGGCCTCGCCGCAGGGCACCGTGCTGGCGCCGCTCATCGACCCGAAGAAGGTGCACACCCCCGAGCCGGGGGTGCTCCGGGTGGAGCTGACCGAGCCCAACTTCGAGTTCCCCGCCCTGCTCACCAACTACAACTGCTACGTGGTGCCGGACGGCTCCGGGGCGGAGATCGGCTCCACCGGCGTCGGCACCGGGCCGTTCCGGCTGGAGTCGTTCTCGCCGGGCGGGCGGGGCAGGGTGGTCGCCTTCGACGAGCACTGGGCCGGGCCGCCGGTGCTGGACGCGATCGAGATGTTCGCCATGACCGACATCCAGGCGCGCACCAACGCGCTCCTCGCCGGCCAGGTGGACCTGCTCTCCCAGACCAACCTGGACTTCGCCACCGCGCGGGTGGTGCAGGCCTCCGAGCGGGCGACCATCGCCCGCTCGGCCAACGCCCAGTGGTACGTGCTGCCGATGCTCACCACCGCCGAGCCCTTCACCGACGTGCGGGTGCGCACCGCGATGAAGCTCGCCTACGACCCGCAGCACGTGGTGGACGTCGCCCTGCAGGGCACCGGGGTGGTCGGCGACGACAACCCGGTCCCGCCGGGCACCCCCTACCGGAGCGACTACGCGGTGCCGCGCGACCCGGAGCGGGCCCGCGCGCTGCTGGCCGAGGCGGGCGTGCCCGGCCTCCGGGTGGACCTGTACACCTCCTCCTACGACCCGGTGTTCACCCCGATGGCGCTGGCCTACCGCGACTCGGCCGCCGAGGCCGGCATCGAGGTGACGGTGCGCAACGCCTCGGCGGACTCCTACTACACGCAGATCTGGATGAACCGGCCGCTGATGGCCACCTACTGGTACACCGGCCGTCCCGCGGACCAGCTGCTCAACCAGGTCTTCCGGAGCGGATCCCCGTACAACGAGACGGCCTGGTCCGACGAGGTCTTCGACGGACTGCTGGACGACGCCCGCCGGGCCGCCGACCCGGACCGCCGGCGGACGCTCTACCAGGACGCCCAGCGGCGCATCGTGGACGAGGGCGGGGCGATGACCCCGATGTTCGCCGACCGGCTCGTCGGCATCTCCAAGGAGGTCCTCAACTACCGCGAGACCGGATTCGAATTCGACTACCTCGACATCGGACTGAGGCCGTGA
- a CDS encoding ABC transporter permease: protein MPVFISRRLLSAAVTVLLAAVLVFAAVQLLPGDVAAQVLGQDATPDAVAALRDRLGLDRPAVLRFLDWLAGAVRGDFGASLVSGEPVADALALHLRNTLLIAVATIAVAVTSSIVLGVLAGLYRDRWPDTVISSLTLIGMSVPEFVVATLLVLALSITVPVLPAVVLDEASAPVADLLPAVVLPAAALSVVMTAYIVRMTRTSVIDVMAGEFVTTARLKGLGTWRVVVRHALPSALLPTLNVIAMNVAWLVGGVVVVENVFNYPGVGTLMLEAVHNRDLPVLQAIAVVSAAVYVLCNLAADLGALALDPRLRTRERSAR, encoded by the coding sequence ATGCCCGTCTTCATCAGCCGCCGGCTGCTGTCCGCCGCCGTCACCGTGCTGCTCGCCGCGGTCCTGGTGTTCGCCGCGGTGCAGCTGCTCCCCGGTGACGTCGCCGCACAGGTCCTCGGCCAGGACGCCACCCCGGACGCGGTGGCCGCGCTCCGCGACCGGCTCGGCCTGGACCGCCCCGCGGTGCTGCGCTTCCTCGACTGGCTGGCCGGCGCCGTCCGCGGCGACTTCGGCGCCTCCCTGGTCTCCGGCGAACCGGTGGCCGACGCGCTCGCCCTGCACCTGCGCAACACCCTGCTGATCGCGGTGGCGACCATCGCGGTCGCGGTGACCTCCTCGATCGTGCTGGGGGTGCTCGCCGGGCTGTACCGGGACCGCTGGCCGGACACGGTGATCTCCTCGCTGACCCTGATCGGGATGAGCGTGCCGGAGTTCGTCGTGGCCACCCTGCTGGTGCTGGCGCTGTCCATCACCGTCCCGGTGCTGCCGGCGGTGGTGCTGGACGAGGCGTCGGCCCCGGTGGCCGACCTGCTCCCCGCCGTGGTGCTGCCCGCGGCCGCGCTGTCGGTGGTGATGACCGCCTACATCGTCCGGATGACCCGGACCAGCGTCATCGACGTGATGGCCGGCGAGTTCGTCACCACCGCCCGGCTCAAGGGCCTGGGCACCTGGCGGGTGGTGGTGCGGCACGCCCTGCCCAGCGCGCTGCTGCCCACCCTCAACGTGATCGCGATGAACGTGGCCTGGCTGGTCGGCGGGGTCGTGGTGGTGGAGAACGTGTTCAACTACCCCGGTGTCGGCACGCTGATGCTGGAGGCGGTGCACAACCGCGACCTGCCGGTGCTGCAGGCGATCGCGGTGGTCAGCGCCGCGGTGTACGTGCTGTGCAACCTCGCCGCCGACCTCGGTGCGCTGGCGCTGGACCCGCGGCTGCGCACCCGGGAGAGGAGTGCCCGATGA
- a CDS encoding ABC transporter permease: protein MTRPTPGPEPADPGRAAAPAGRPAGALRRTLRTAARSRLALAGLALVALHLLLALAAPLLTADSPTANAPGQALLGPSAEHWAGTDAYGRDVLTRVLYGGRYALAVSFAATACAVALGTLLGCAAALKGGWFDEALMRVLDAVLAVPPILALLVVVTVLGAGPAVIVLAVTVVYAPQVVRVVRAAAMGVAPLDYVTAARARGERTLSILLREVLPNIADVVAVEFAMRASWVVLLISSLSFLGFGANPPTPDWGLMVSENRTAMVVVPWASLAPIIALATLVVGLNLSADGLAKAWGVDRAKEAS, encoded by the coding sequence ATGACCCGACCGACCCCTGGACCGGAGCCCGCGGACCCCGGTCGCGCGGCGGCCCCGGCCGGGCGGCCCGCCGGCGCGCTGCGGCGTACGCTGCGCACGGCCGCCCGGTCCCGGCTCGCCCTGGCCGGGCTGGCCCTGGTCGCCCTGCACCTGCTGCTCGCCCTGGCGGCGCCGCTGCTCACCGCGGACTCGCCGACCGCCAACGCGCCCGGCCAGGCGCTGCTCGGCCCGAGCGCCGAGCACTGGGCCGGCACCGACGCCTACGGCCGCGACGTGCTCACCCGGGTGCTCTACGGCGGCCGGTACGCGCTGGCGGTGTCGTTCGCCGCCACCGCCTGCGCGGTGGCGCTGGGCACCCTGCTCGGCTGCGCCGCCGCGCTCAAGGGCGGCTGGTTCGACGAGGCGCTGATGCGGGTGCTCGACGCGGTGCTCGCCGTCCCGCCGATCCTGGCGCTGCTGGTGGTGGTCACCGTGCTGGGCGCCGGCCCGGCGGTGATCGTGCTCGCGGTGACCGTCGTCTACGCGCCGCAGGTGGTGCGGGTGGTGCGCGCCGCCGCGATGGGCGTGGCCCCGCTGGACTACGTGACGGCGGCGCGGGCCCGGGGCGAGCGGACGCTGTCCATCCTGCTCCGCGAGGTGCTGCCGAACATCGCCGACGTGGTGGCGGTGGAGTTCGCGATGCGCGCCTCCTGGGTGGTGCTGCTGATCAGCTCGCTGTCCTTCCTCGGGTTCGGCGCCAACCCGCCGACCCCGGACTGGGGGCTGATGGTCTCGGAGAACCGCACCGCGATGGTGGTGGTGCCGTGGGCCTCGCTGGCCCCGATCATCGCGCTGGCCACCCTGGTGGTCGGCCTGAACCTGTCGGCCGACGGCCTCGCCAAGGCGTGGGGCGTCGACCGCGCGAAGGAGGCCTCGTGA
- a CDS encoding dipeptide ABC transporter ATP-binding protein, with protein sequence MNSPADPAPAPDRDPQGAFPREVPVRVDGLSVAYRSGGADVTVARDVSFEVAAGETLAVVGESGSGKSTVAGALLGHLRHGSRVLSGSVTVAGRDVFSLGGRELRALRSRDIAMVGQNAGSALTPSMRIGVQIEEALLSRGLSRAERRERALALVEKVGLPAPGEIVRRFPHQLSGGQQQRVAIAMALAARPRVLVLDEPTTALDVVTQERILDLIAALGAELGLASVLVSHDLGVVARMADRVLVMRGGEVVEQAGAAGLFAAPRHPYTRRLLASVPRVSDSGLAEVAEDGTRSVRERAAVPDGAPVVVSAEDVVVRYGRSTAVDRVSLELRRGEVLALVGESGSGKSTLAWSLAGLRAPASGSVRLHGEVEGDLAVEARRRPPGVRRRIQLAFQNADTSLNPRRIAREAVRRPLRFFGLAGRSDADERARGLIADVALDPALSDRLPRQLSGGQRQRVGIARALAAGPEVVVADEVTTALDVSVQASVLALLDDLRTERDLAFVFISHDLAVVRGIADRVAVMRGGRVVEEGPVEAVFAAPGHPYTRRLLRAALEPAPGREEPGPDLGGAAPPTVPAGGAAGDWIDLGGGHRVRRPDGPEAGGAGGGDAAPDHG encoded by the coding sequence GTGAACTCCCCGGCCGACCCCGCGCCCGCCCCGGACCGGGACCCGCAGGGCGCGTTCCCGAGGGAGGTGCCGGTCCGGGTGGACGGCCTCTCGGTGGCCTACCGCTCCGGCGGCGCCGACGTGACCGTGGCCCGGGACGTCTCCTTCGAGGTGGCCGCCGGCGAGACGCTGGCCGTGGTCGGCGAGTCCGGCAGCGGCAAGTCGACGGTGGCCGGCGCCCTCCTGGGCCACCTGCGGCACGGCTCCCGGGTGCTGTCCGGGTCGGTCACGGTGGCCGGCCGGGACGTGTTCTCGCTGGGCGGCCGGGAGCTGCGCGCGCTCCGCTCCCGCGACATCGCCATGGTGGGGCAGAACGCGGGCAGCGCGCTCACCCCGTCGATGCGGATCGGCGTGCAGATCGAGGAGGCGCTGCTCTCCCGGGGGCTGTCCCGCGCCGAGCGGCGCGAGCGGGCGCTGGCCCTGGTGGAGAAGGTGGGACTGCCCGCCCCCGGGGAGATCGTCCGCCGCTTCCCGCACCAGCTCTCCGGCGGCCAGCAGCAGCGCGTCGCGATCGCGATGGCGCTGGCGGCCCGCCCCCGGGTGCTGGTGCTGGACGAGCCGACCACCGCGCTCGACGTGGTCACCCAGGAGCGGATCCTGGACCTCATCGCGGCGCTCGGCGCCGAGCTGGGCCTGGCGTCGGTGCTGGTCAGCCACGACCTGGGGGTGGTGGCGCGGATGGCCGACCGGGTGCTGGTGATGCGCGGCGGCGAGGTGGTGGAGCAGGCCGGGGCGGCCGGGTTGTTCGCCGCGCCGCGCCACCCCTACACCCGCCGGCTGCTGGCCAGCGTGCCGCGGGTCTCCGACAGCGGCCTGGCCGAGGTGGCCGAGGACGGCACCCGGTCGGTGCGGGAGCGCGCCGCGGTGCCGGACGGCGCCCCGGTGGTGGTCTCCGCCGAGGACGTGGTGGTCCGGTACGGGCGGAGCACCGCGGTGGACCGGGTCTCGCTGGAACTGCGCCGCGGCGAGGTGCTGGCCCTGGTCGGCGAGTCGGGCAGCGGCAAGTCCACCCTGGCCTGGTCGCTGGCGGGGCTGCGGGCGCCCGCCTCGGGCTCGGTGCGGCTGCACGGCGAGGTCGAGGGCGACCTGGCCGTCGAGGCGCGCCGGCGGCCGCCGGGGGTGCGCCGCCGGATCCAGCTGGCCTTCCAGAACGCCGACACCTCGCTCAACCCGCGCCGGATCGCCCGGGAGGCGGTCCGCCGGCCGCTGCGCTTCTTCGGGCTGGCCGGCCGCTCCGACGCCGACGAGCGGGCCCGCGGGCTGATCGCCGACGTCGCCCTGGACCCGGCGCTCTCCGACCGGCTGCCCCGGCAGCTGTCCGGCGGGCAGCGGCAGCGGGTGGGCATCGCCCGCGCCCTGGCCGCCGGCCCGGAGGTGGTGGTCGCCGACGAGGTGACCACCGCGCTGGACGTGTCGGTGCAGGCGTCGGTGCTGGCCCTGCTGGACGACCTGCGCACCGAACGCGACCTGGCGTTCGTGTTCATCAGCCACGACCTGGCGGTGGTCCGGGGGATCGCCGACCGGGTCGCGGTGATGCGCGGCGGCCGGGTGGTGGAGGAGGGGCCGGTGGAGGCGGTGTTCGCCGCCCCCGGCCACCCCTACACCCGGCGGCTGCTCCGCGCCGCCCTGGAGCCCGCGCCCGGGAGGGAGGAACCCGGGCCGGACCTGGGCGGCGCGGCCCCGCCGACCGTCCCGGCGGGGGGCGCCGCCGGCGACTGGATCGACCTGGGCGGCGGGCACCGCGTCCGCCGCCCGGACGGTCCGGAGGCCGGCGGGGCCGGCGGCGGGGACGCGGCGCCCGATCACGGGTGA
- a CDS encoding CocE/NonD family hydrolase, whose translation MKYRSDFEREVEVEEAWIPMRDGTRLHARVWLPADALDDPVPALLEYLPYRKGDWTAPRDAQRHPYYAGHGYASVRVDLRGSGDSEGVMLDEYTPQELQDALDVIDWLASRPWCTGRVGMFGISWGGFNSLQVAALRPEPLKAVVTVCSTDDRYDNDVHYIGGSVLGIDMAGWSGTMLAFTARPPDPARVGEAWLPMWRERLAALEPFAHTWLGHQLRDGYWRHGSVCEDYSALDAAVLAVGGWADPYRDTVLRLVEHLPGPVRGILGPWAHQYPDIDRPPGPHIGFLQETLRWWDHWLKGADNGAMDTPLLRSWIQEPVPPATAYPERPGRWVGDDAWPSPATEWTERPLGGPAAPVRVRSPQQTGVDAGRFFPYGNATDLPPDQRAEDGRSVCFDGAPLERRTEILGRARVRLRMDSDSPRGNLVVRLCDVAPDGSSALVARGVLNLSSRFGRDRAVPWEPGTAEEVLVELGGTGYAFPAGHRIRVAVSTAYWPWVWPQPDDPEFTVWPDRSALLLPERAAGADDGRAPIAFAEPEQAPPLPVVFGEPEDRPERRVVHDVGTGEWALEVDPNYGGSRTYPDGLVYTERAREYYRIRFDDPLSAVAGSQWLIRLEREGWDVTVRTSSELTATAEHFVVCSSVEALAGEETVAAREWRREIPRTAG comes from the coding sequence ATGAAGTACCGCAGCGACTTCGAGCGCGAGGTCGAAGTCGAAGAGGCCTGGATCCCGATGCGGGACGGCACCCGGCTGCACGCCCGCGTGTGGCTGCCCGCCGACGCGCTGGACGACCCGGTTCCGGCCCTGCTGGAGTACCTGCCCTACCGGAAGGGCGACTGGACCGCGCCGCGCGACGCGCAGCGCCACCCCTACTACGCGGGCCACGGCTACGCGTCGGTCCGGGTCGACCTGCGCGGGTCGGGCGACTCCGAGGGGGTGATGCTCGACGAGTACACCCCGCAGGAGCTGCAGGACGCCCTCGACGTGATCGACTGGCTGGCCTCCCGGCCGTGGTGCACCGGCCGGGTGGGGATGTTCGGCATCTCCTGGGGCGGCTTCAACTCGCTGCAGGTCGCGGCGTTGCGCCCGGAGCCGCTCAAGGCGGTCGTCACGGTCTGCTCCACCGACGACCGCTACGACAACGACGTGCACTACATCGGCGGTTCGGTGCTGGGCATCGACATGGCCGGCTGGTCGGGGACGATGCTGGCGTTCACCGCCCGGCCGCCGGACCCGGCGCGGGTCGGCGAGGCGTGGCTGCCGATGTGGCGGGAGCGGCTGGCCGCCCTGGAGCCGTTCGCCCACACCTGGCTCGGCCACCAGCTGCGCGACGGCTACTGGCGGCACGGCAGCGTCTGCGAGGACTACTCCGCGCTGGACGCGGCGGTGCTCGCCGTCGGCGGCTGGGCCGACCCCTACCGCGACACGGTGCTGCGGCTGGTGGAGCACCTGCCCGGCCCGGTGCGCGGCATCCTCGGCCCGTGGGCGCACCAGTACCCCGACATCGACCGGCCGCCCGGCCCGCACATCGGCTTCCTGCAGGAGACGCTGCGCTGGTGGGACCACTGGCTGAAGGGGGCGGACAACGGGGCGATGGACACCCCGCTGCTGCGCTCCTGGATCCAGGAGCCGGTGCCCCCGGCCACCGCCTACCCGGAGCGACCCGGCCGCTGGGTGGGCGACGACGCGTGGCCGTCGCCGGCCACCGAGTGGACCGAGCGCCCGCTGGGCGGTCCGGCCGCGCCGGTGCGGGTGCGCAGCCCGCAGCAGACCGGGGTCGACGCGGGCCGGTTCTTCCCCTACGGCAACGCCACCGACCTCCCGCCGGACCAGCGGGCGGAGGACGGCCGGTCGGTCTGCTTCGACGGGGCGCCGCTGGAGCGGCGCACCGAGATCCTGGGCCGGGCCCGGGTGCGGCTGCGGATGGACTCCGACTCCCCCCGCGGCAACCTGGTCGTCCGGCTGTGCGACGTGGCGCCGGACGGCTCCTCCGCCCTGGTCGCCCGGGGCGTGCTCAACCTGTCCTCCCGGTTCGGCCGGGACCGGGCAGTGCCGTGGGAGCCGGGCACCGCCGAGGAGGTGCTGGTGGAGCTGGGCGGGACCGGTTACGCCTTCCCCGCCGGGCACCGGATCCGGGTGGCGGTCTCCACCGCGTACTGGCCGTGGGTGTGGCCGCAGCCGGACGACCCGGAGTTCACCGTGTGGCCGGACCGCAGCGCCCTGCTGCTGCCCGAGCGCGCCGCCGGGGCGGACGACGGGCGCGCCCCGATCGCCTTCGCCGAACCGGAGCAGGCGCCGCCGCTGCCGGTGGTCTTCGGCGAGCCGGAGGACCGGCCGGAGCGGCGGGTGGTGCACGACGTGGGCACCGGCGAGTGGGCGCTGGAGGTCGACCCGAACTACGGCGGCTCGCGCACCTACCCCGACGGGCTCGTCTACACCGAGCGGGCCCGCGAGTACTACCGGATCCGGTTCGACGACCCGCTGTCGGCCGTGGCAGGCTCCCAGTGGCTGATCCGGTTGGAACGGGAGGGATGGGACGTCACGGTGCGCACGTCGAGCGAGCTCACCGCCACCGCCGAGCACTTCGTGGTGTGCAGCTCGGTGGAGGCGCTCGCCGGGGAGGAGACCGTCGCCGCCCGGGAGTGGCGCCGGGAGATCCCGAGGACCGCGGGATGA
- a CDS encoding TetR/AcrR family transcriptional regulator, with the protein MSAEPAGAADPARTGSAGATGATGAAGAGPAPGRAGPKRRAVAPASRTRQPTEVRRRLILEAAVPLVNEHGARRVGLRDIARAAGVSVGTVTYHFGGVREIIGEAVAMEIDGYYGPLGERMLSAPSAAEGVEVLVEGVFTAETDRHWRLWFDSWAAEDGQGPDERQSRRYREWSARVAELIRRGTAAGEFACEDVEETATRFNALVDGLALRRLRGAPPLSNAQARAHVRRFLAAELGLPAPD; encoded by the coding sequence ATGAGCGCCGAGCCGGCCGGGGCCGCCGACCCGGCGCGCACCGGGTCGGCCGGCGCCACCGGTGCCACCGGTGCCGCGGGCGCCGGGCCGGCGCCGGGCCGGGCCGGGCCGAAGCGGCGCGCGGTCGCCCCGGCCAGCCGCACCCGCCAGCCCACCGAGGTGCGCCGCCGGCTCATCCTGGAGGCGGCGGTGCCGCTGGTCAACGAGCACGGCGCGCGCCGGGTCGGGCTGCGCGACATCGCCCGCGCCGCCGGGGTGTCGGTGGGCACGGTGACCTACCACTTCGGCGGGGTGCGGGAGATCATCGGCGAGGCGGTCGCCATGGAGATCGACGGCTACTACGGGCCGCTGGGCGAGCGGATGCTGTCCGCGCCCAGCGCCGCCGAAGGGGTGGAGGTGCTGGTCGAGGGGGTGTTCACCGCCGAGACCGACCGGCACTGGCGGCTGTGGTTCGACAGCTGGGCCGCCGAGGACGGCCAGGGCCCCGACGAGCGGCAGAGCCGGCGCTACCGGGAGTGGTCGGCCCGGGTGGCCGAGCTCATCCGGCGCGGCACCGCCGCGGGCGAGTTCGCCTGCGAGGACGTCGAGGAGACCGCCACCCGGTTCAACGCCCTGGTGGACGGGTTGGCGCTGCGCCGGCTGCGCGGCGCCCCGCCGCTGAGCAACGCCCAGGCCCGCGCGCACGTCCGCCGCTTCCTCGCCGCGGAACTCGGGCTGCCCGCCCCGGACTGA
- a CDS encoding RDD family protein: MAQEGRHGPDGGPPHGWGAGPAGRPRSADLGRRFAARLIDCVIVQAVSMVALVPLLAVVMVAGSALLDGPPSRGAGLGSFAALFFVIWWGYEVLFLSRWGATPGKRVMGLRVVPVHGARRAPSTRASAVRGLLWAGPLLFSWSPWVNLLSGLYWIADIGWAVGDRPDRQALHDKAAGTRVVEEA; encoded by the coding sequence ATGGCGCAGGAGGGCCGGCACGGGCCGGACGGCGGACCGCCGCACGGATGGGGCGCCGGTCCCGCCGGGCGGCCGCGCAGCGCCGACCTGGGGCGCCGCTTCGCGGCCCGGCTCATCGACTGCGTCATCGTCCAGGCGGTCTCCATGGTCGCGCTGGTGCCGCTGCTCGCGGTGGTGATGGTGGCGGGCTCGGCCCTCCTCGACGGACCGCCCTCGCGCGGCGCCGGGCTGGGGTCGTTCGCCGCGCTGTTCTTCGTCATCTGGTGGGGCTACGAGGTGCTCTTCCTGTCCAGGTGGGGGGCGACCCCGGGGAAGAGGGTGATGGGGCTGCGGGTGGTGCCGGTGCACGGTGCGCGGCGGGCCCCGTCCACCCGGGCGTCCGCGGTCCGCGGCCTGCTCTGGGCGGGGCCGCTGCTGTTCAGCTGGAGCCCGTGGGTGAACCTGCTCAGCGGGCTGTACTGGATCGCCGACATCGGCTGGGCGGTCGGGGACCGGCCCGACCGGCAGGCCCTGCACGACAAGGCGGCCGGGACCCGGGTCGTGGAGGAGGCCTGA
- a CDS encoding response regulator transcription factor, protein MTPSSPLTVLLAGDNAVMRAGLAAHLRRASGSTVLESRTGAEAVKTAGEELPDAVLLDVHIPAAGADPVRELSRLAPVVALAFAGDREEARAAVARGARAFLQYGSFTPPELAEVVAAVARPGGEPAGQADVDALVTARGPATAAALRAEHGLTERESQVIRLVAGGMSNSMISDHLVVSEKTVKNHINHIYAKLHVRNRAEAVQRWKDAEAALV, encoded by the coding sequence ATGACCCCGTCCTCCCCCCTCACCGTTCTGCTCGCCGGCGACAACGCCGTGATGCGCGCCGGGCTCGCCGCGCACCTGCGCAGGGCTTCGGGATCCACCGTCCTGGAGAGCCGGACCGGGGCGGAGGCGGTCAAGACCGCCGGGGAGGAGCTCCCCGACGCCGTCCTGCTCGACGTGCACATACCGGCCGCCGGCGCCGATCCGGTGCGGGAGCTGAGCCGGCTCGCCCCGGTCGTCGCACTGGCCTTCGCCGGGGACCGGGAGGAGGCCCGGGCCGCGGTCGCCCGGGGCGCCCGCGCGTTCCTGCAGTACGGCTCGTTCACCCCGCCCGAGCTGGCCGAGGTGGTGGCGGCCGTCGCCCGCCCCGGGGGCGAGCCGGCCGGGCAGGCCGACGTGGACGCGCTCGTCACCGCGCGCGGCCCGGCCACCGCCGCCGCGCTCCGCGCCGAGCACGGCCTGACCGAGCGGGAGTCCCAGGTGATCCGGCTGGTGGCCGGCGGGATGTCCAACTCGATGATCTCCGACCACCTGGTGGTCTCGGAGAAGACCGTGAAGAACCACATCAATCACATCTACGCCAAACTGCACGTGCGCAACCGGGCCGAGGCGGTGCAGCGCTGGAAGGACGCGGAGGCCGCCCTGGTCTGA